From Methanosarcina lacustris Z-7289, one genomic window encodes:
- a CDS encoding HD domain-containing protein encodes MSSNARPLRNDGSGGDVLPEPLSLEDLFHKYGIERSHADNVARNALELFEILAPVHGLGSEFQQLVEMAALVHDAGVATDFENHHRAGRDILLRHPPSELPERLWPVVAWTAFLHKKKVGMKKIEGLKGKAFGNMPEALQDVTLKVAALIRLADALDYSRMESRLGKVTFEARKVRFEIIGQGAEVDAERMYKKGDLWHLLYDTELEFKPQLLKS; translated from the coding sequence ATGAGCTCTAATGCCAGACCATTGAGGAACGACGGATCCGGGGGAGATGTACTGCCCGAACCCCTGTCTCTCGAAGACCTTTTCCATAAATACGGGATTGAACGCAGCCATGCAGATAATGTGGCCCGGAATGCCCTCGAACTTTTTGAGATCCTCGCTCCTGTCCATGGGCTTGGCTCTGAGTTCCAACAACTTGTGGAAATGGCCGCCCTTGTGCATGATGCCGGAGTAGCTACTGACTTTGAGAACCACCACAGGGCAGGGAGAGATATCCTGCTCCGCCACCCGCCTTCCGAATTGCCTGAGAGGCTGTGGCCGGTTGTTGCCTGGACAGCTTTCCTGCACAAAAAAAAGGTGGGAATGAAGAAAATTGAGGGACTTAAAGGAAAAGCTTTCGGGAATATGCCCGAAGCCTTGCAGGATGTAACCCTGAAAGTGGCTGCCCTTATCCGGCTTGCCGATGCCCTCGACTACAGCCGGATGGAAAGCAGGCTCGGGAAAGTCACTTTCGAAGCCCGGAAAGTCAGGTTCGAAATAATAGGGCAGGGGGCTGAAGTTGATGCGGAAAGGATGTACAAAAAAGGGGACCTCTGGCATCTGCTCTACGATACGGAACTTGAGTTTAAGCCTCAATTGCTAAAATCATGA
- a CDS encoding histidine phosphatase family protein has protein sequence MSYLILVRHGESGWNVDGRFGGWVDVPLTGKGIEESLLCAAELEAIGLDIAFTSKLVRAQETLFLILSKQAKIGVFVHEAAGAGEGRVDSGDENGPDKKENRYSYPSKIEKSLIPIYSSEALNERYYGILQGNKKDKMKEKYGEEQILHWCRSFDEGPPEGESLKDIYRRSVPYFEKEIIPALQEGKNVIVCAHQNSLRALIKHIEGISNEDIRKIRLANARPVIYTLSGDRLVRENAEMDPAVKRKI, from the coding sequence ATGAGTTACCTTATACTTGTACGACATGGGGAGTCCGGCTGGAACGTTGACGGCAGGTTTGGAGGCTGGGTGGATGTCCCGCTGACCGGGAAGGGAATCGAAGAATCCTTGCTCTGTGCTGCTGAACTTGAGGCGATCGGACTGGACATTGCTTTTACTTCAAAACTGGTCCGGGCGCAGGAAACTCTTTTTCTTATCCTTTCTAAACAGGCAAAGATAGGGGTTTTTGTCCATGAAGCAGCCGGTGCAGGGGAAGGCAGGGTGGACAGCGGAGATGAAAACGGGCCGGACAAAAAAGAAAACCGGTATTCATATCCCTCAAAAATCGAAAAGAGCCTTATCCCGATCTATTCCAGTGAAGCCTTAAACGAGCGCTATTACGGTATATTGCAGGGAAATAAAAAGGACAAAATGAAAGAGAAATACGGGGAGGAACAGATCCTTCACTGGTGTCGGAGCTTTGACGAAGGGCCTCCCGAAGGGGAAAGCCTCAAAGATATTTATAGACGTTCAGTTCCATATTTCGAAAAGGAGATTATCCCTGCTCTTCAGGAAGGAAAAAATGTAATTGTCTGCGCCCACCAGAACAGCTTGAGAGCGCTGATTAAGCATATCGAAGGAATTTCTAATGAAGACATCCGCAAAATCAGACTGGCCAATGCAAGACCCGTAATCTACACACTTTCCGGAGACAGGCTGGTAAGAGAAAATGCTGAAATGGATCCGGCGGTGAAAAGGAAAATCTGA
- a CDS encoding ferredoxin, producing MADKTDKVAENVPGPYFVDSDCIACNLCVDTSPENFKMTDDDSNAYVYKQPETDEEKEACKEALEDCPVEAIGNDG from the coding sequence ATGGCTGATAAGACCGATAAAGTTGCTGAAAATGTTCCCGGACCTTATTTTGTAGATTCTGATTGTATCGCATGCAACTTATGTGTGGATACATCGCCAGAGAACTTTAAAATGACCGATGATGACTCTAACGCTTATGTATATAAGCAGCCGGAAACTGATGAGGAAAAGGAAGCCTGTAAAGAGGCATTGGAAGACTGTCCAGTTGAAGCAATAGGAAACGACGGCTAA
- a CDS encoding ArsR family transcriptional regulator, which translates to MNSETLTESSILKGKDTQPVTGEPINSLEDVPDYFLKYNVESNYFEELHSIKIEITSLRNEFSRFLQRANQQHIETMLSEMKKNFMKPMINYLCEEAGERMENGMTQDCQMREFCENAFRDLLQETAGLVGKEKVDSETVKIYREKLVELKKHAKTEKCSKCFSEASTLFEKHVRLMRSLQIYEDRTEGAEQADISELKPDRIVSEVCEPIANKQRLLMLKVLSGESKTFSELSKLTGLRGGNLLFHLQKLLDTGMVLQRNERGDYIITRKGYSTLRGLSRIYSEIGVTE; encoded by the coding sequence ATGAACTCAGAAACCCTGACAGAAAGCTCAATTCTGAAAGGAAAGGATACACAACCAGTAACCGGGGAACCCATAAATTCACTTGAAGATGTCCCTGACTATTTTTTAAAATACAATGTTGAGAGCAACTACTTTGAAGAACTGCATTCCATAAAAATAGAAATTACTTCCCTTCGAAATGAGTTTTCCCGTTTCCTGCAGCGGGCAAACCAGCAGCATATAGAGACCATGCTTTCCGAGATGAAGAAAAACTTCATGAAACCCATGATAAACTACCTCTGCGAGGAAGCTGGCGAGCGCATGGAAAACGGGATGACCCAGGACTGCCAGATGCGGGAATTCTGTGAGAACGCTTTCCGGGACCTTTTACAGGAAACCGCAGGCCTTGTCGGAAAAGAGAAAGTCGACTCCGAAACCGTCAAAATATACAGGGAAAAGCTGGTAGAACTGAAAAAGCATGCAAAAACCGAAAAGTGCAGCAAGTGTTTTTCGGAAGCTTCTACCCTTTTTGAAAAACATGTCCGACTAATGCGTTCCCTCCAGATCTACGAAGACAGAACAGAAGGCGCAGAGCAGGCCGACATCAGCGAACTCAAGCCTGACAGGATAGTCTCTGAGGTATGTGAGCCTATAGCGAATAAACAGAGGCTTTTGATGCTTAAGGTCCTTTCCGGAGAAAGCAAGACCTTTTCAGAGCTTTCGAAACTCACCGGGCTTCGAGGCGGAAACCTGCTCTTTCACCTGCAGAAACTGCTTGATACAGGCATGGTTTTACAGCGAAATGAACGCGGGGACTATATCATCACAAGAAAAGGGTATTCCACTCTTCGGGGACTCTCCAGAATATATTCAGAGATCGGAGTGACAGAATAA